One Methanolobus sp. WCC4 DNA segment encodes these proteins:
- a CDS encoding PAS domain S-box protein: MVKSKEKLESVFRAAPIGIGVVKNRILTEVNSRLCEITGYSYDELVGSSSRILYPNSKEYEYVGKEKYQQIAEKGTGTVETKWERKDGSIIDILLSSTPIDQADHSYGVTFTALDITERKSTEETLRIIAETAVSPEEDIFSILVRQIAVSQNIRTVVLASMDPDELRTAHTVAVWDDSDHTDNFTYDIIGTPCEDLTSGEPCFYPSGIQTLFPGDTILKKVNAESYWGTPLKDSEGRMIGLLVILDEKPMEHSTSTHSILNSFAARAAAEMERRKAEEALRESERKFRSYVDNSPSGLIVTDKEGYYIDVNRAFCNITSYSRNELLSMNVLDVLPAEEKDHILKLSDELKEKGSLTAELPFVRKNGCKGYWAVDAVKLSDDGFLAIHTDITDRINAEEMLRSVTQRLTLATRAAKIGIWEWDMLTSTLIWDRQLHEIYGTEPSEFTGDFGSWKEMIHPEDLNEVLNAIDNAVIGKEEFNSEFRIICADGNVRFIEAHGIVKHDKKGVPVKMIGTNGDITERKMFEKNLKDSEERLGLAVETSGLGLWELDLNKSIMYQSPQMIATLGMDDETYSTDLDFYFDRIHPEDRKIVMSEFDKAIELADEFHLDCRIKHASGEWIWVSLKGKPFETGRSRVPQRFVGTQMDITPRVKAEEALLYSKIISDDANRIKSEFMKNMSHELRTPLTAVIGFSDVLLYQSSEGLSESQKNYVRYINNSGKNLLDLINRLLDLSKYEIDDLENISFKCLSTGDFVSETMMLMSKRASSRDIKLSFKRKDSIDVFYADEYKLTQIMHNLLDNALKFTDHGGSVVIETKNVGDKLQVSVIDTGIGIEKDKIESIFKPFVQIDGSFARKYSGTGIGLALTKKFIELHGGNITVKSEPGKGSNFTFEIPINPR; the protein is encoded by the coding sequence ATGGTAAAAAGTAAGGAAAAACTGGAAAGTGTTTTTCGGGCAGCACCTATTGGAATAGGCGTTGTGAAAAACCGTATACTTACAGAAGTGAATTCCCGACTATGCGAAATAACAGGATACAGCTACGATGAACTTGTGGGATCCAGTTCCCGCATATTGTACCCTAATTCTAAAGAATATGAGTATGTGGGAAAAGAAAAGTATCAACAGATAGCTGAAAAAGGCACGGGAACCGTTGAAACGAAATGGGAGAGAAAAGACGGAAGCATTATAGATATCCTGCTATCTTCGACCCCTATAGACCAGGCTGATCATTCATATGGTGTTACATTCACAGCCCTTGATATTACAGAGCGCAAGAGTACCGAGGAAACACTGAGAATAATTGCTGAAACGGCCGTTTCTCCGGAAGAGGATATATTCAGCATCCTTGTTCGTCAGATAGCAGTTTCTCAGAATATACGTACCGTAGTGCTTGCATCTATGGACCCCGATGAACTCAGAACAGCACACACTGTTGCAGTGTGGGATGATAGCGATCATACCGACAATTTCACTTATGATATAATTGGAACTCCATGTGAGGATCTTACATCTGGTGAACCCTGTTTCTATCCGTCGGGGATCCAGACACTTTTCCCGGGGGATACGATACTCAAAAAGGTGAATGCTGAAAGCTATTGGGGTACTCCTCTGAAAGATAGTGAAGGAAGAATGATAGGTCTGCTTGTTATCCTTGATGAAAAGCCTATGGAGCATTCAACGAGTACCCATTCCATCCTTAACAGTTTTGCTGCAAGGGCAGCAGCCGAAATGGAGAGAAGGAAAGCTGAGGAAGCATTAAGGGAAAGCGAAAGAAAGTTCCGCAGCTATGTCGATAACTCACCAAGTGGCCTTATCGTAACTGACAAAGAAGGATATTACATTGATGTGAATCGAGCTTTCTGTAATATCACCAGTTACTCCAGAAACGAATTATTATCCATGAATGTCCTTGATGTCTTACCGGCCGAAGAAAAGGACCATATTTTAAAATTATCTGATGAGCTTAAAGAGAAAGGGAGTCTTACAGCAGAGTTACCTTTTGTCAGAAAGAATGGTTGTAAGGGATACTGGGCAGTGGATGCTGTTAAACTTTCCGACGATGGGTTTCTGGCCATACACACCGACATCACCGACAGGATCAACGCAGAAGAGATGCTGCGTTCTGTGACCCAGAGATTGACCCTTGCTACAAGAGCAGCAAAGATAGGCATATGGGAGTGGGATATGCTTACAAGTACCCTGATATGGGACAGGCAGCTACATGAGATATATGGAACGGAACCATCTGAATTCACCGGAGATTTTGGATCCTGGAAAGAAATGATCCATCCCGAAGACCTGAATGAGGTCTTAAATGCGATAGATAATGCTGTTATAGGAAAGGAAGAGTTCAACTCGGAATTCCGTATTATCTGTGCTGATGGAAATGTTCGGTTCATAGAAGCCCATGGAATAGTGAAACATGATAAAAAGGGCGTACCTGTGAAAATGATAGGTACTAACGGGGATATCACTGAAAGGAAGATGTTCGAAAAGAACCTGAAAGATAGTGAGGAAAGGCTGGGACTTGCAGTGGAGACCTCTGGATTGGGTCTATGGGAACTGGACCTCAATAAAAGTATAATGTATCAGAGTCCGCAAATGATCGCTACACTTGGTATGGATGATGAAACTTATTCAACTGATCTGGACTTCTATTTCGACCGCATCCATCCGGAGGACAGGAAGATAGTCATGTCTGAATTTGATAAAGCGATCGAACTGGCAGATGAGTTCCATCTTGACTGCAGGATAAAGCATGCTTCAGGGGAATGGATATGGGTATCACTGAAAGGAAAGCCATTTGAGACAGGTAGAAGTAGGGTTCCTCAGCGTTTCGTTGGTACGCAGATGGATATCACACCAAGGGTGAAAGCAGAGGAAGCTTTGCTTTATTCCAAGATCATATCAGATGATGCAAATCGCATCAAGAGCGAGTTCATGAAGAACATGTCACATGAGCTCAGGACACCTTTAACAGCAGTTATCGGATTCTCAGACGTATTGCTCTACCAGTCTTCGGAAGGTTTGAGTGAATCACAAAAGAACTACGTAAGGTACATAAACAACAGTGGTAAGAACCTATTGGATCTGATCAACCGACTACTGGACCTCTCTAAGTACGAGATTGACGACCTGGAAAATATATCCTTCAAGTGCCTCTCAACCGGGGATTTTGTCAGCGAGACTATGATGTTGATGTCAAAGAGGGCTTCCAGCAGGGATATCAAATTGTCCTTTAAGAGAAAAGATTCCATTGATGTATTCTATGCTGATGAGTATAAACTGACCCAGATAATGCATAATCTTCTTGACAATGCCCTCAAATTCACGGATCATGGAGGGTCCGTTGTCATTGAAACAAAGAATGTTGGAGATAAACTACAGGTATCCGTCATTGATACAGGGATCGGTATCGAAAAAGATAAGATCGAAAGCATTTTCAAACCCTTCGTGCAGATAGATGGGTCCTTTGCACGCAAATATAGCGGTACCGGGATCGGACTTGCTCTTACAAAGAAATTCATAGAGCTTCATGGTGGAAACATAACAGTGAAGAGTGAACCTGGAAAGGGTAGCAATTTTACCTTTGAGATACCGATCAATCCCAGATAA
- a CDS encoding PQQ-dependent sugar dehydrogenase → MSRLLIGLRIWWIAVVFIVIVLLVVFSANYLGLRPTVAGPDVEGIDLPPGFVIDVYADDLGSTLLSFGGPSPGPRMMMIKDGLLFVSIPNKGLVAVLPDRNGDDVADEVQVFISDLDYPHGIDHYDGWFYIAEESRVIRVRDDDNDLVADEGSLEVIIDNLPTGGHYTRTVKVHDGELYLSLGSSCNVCYESNELRAAISKSHLDGSNLTVFAEGLRNSVGLAFHPVTGELYATENGRDWLGDDLPPDEINLITEDGDYGWPDCYGKNIYDTEFNTGEYAGNPCNDTGMIPSFVDLQAHSAPLGLTFYDGDSFPEEYHGDLFVCFHGSWNRQEPTGYKVVSIDMDTREVSDFATGWLGAATISGRPVDVIVADDGSLFVSDDNAGKIYRIYYTG, encoded by the coding sequence ATGTCACGATTATTGATAGGTCTGAGGATATGGTGGATAGCTGTTGTTTTCATAGTCATTGTCCTTCTTGTCGTGTTCTCGGCGAACTATCTCGGCCTGAGGCCAACAGTTGCAGGTCCGGATGTGGAAGGAATAGACCTGCCTCCTGGTTTTGTTATTGATGTCTATGCAGATGATCTTGGCAGTACCTTACTTTCTTTTGGTGGTCCTTCTCCGGGACCCCGTATGATGATGATAAAGGATGGCCTGCTCTTCGTCTCCATCCCCAACAAAGGTCTTGTAGCCGTGCTTCCTGACCGGAACGGGGATGACGTGGCTGATGAAGTGCAGGTATTCATCTCGGACCTGGACTATCCGCACGGTATCGACCATTATGATGGCTGGTTCTACATAGCAGAGGAAAGCAGGGTCATCAGGGTAAGGGACGATGATAATGACCTTGTTGCAGATGAAGGCAGTCTGGAAGTGATCATAGACAACCTTCCAACAGGCGGACACTATACAAGGACCGTGAAGGTCCATGATGGTGAACTTTACCTGAGTCTTGGTTCATCGTGTAATGTCTGCTATGAATCGAATGAGTTGAGGGCAGCTATCTCTAAAAGCCACCTTGACGGCAGCAACCTCACAGTTTTTGCAGAGGGTCTTCGTAATTCGGTGGGTCTGGCATTCCATCCGGTCACCGGGGAACTATATGCTACGGAGAACGGCAGGGACTGGCTCGGTGATGACCTGCCGCCGGATGAGATAAACCTGATAACGGAAGATGGGGATTATGGGTGGCCTGACTGTTATGGTAAGAACATCTATGATACCGAGTTCAATACAGGTGAGTATGCTGGTAATCCGTGTAATGATACGGGGATGATCCCGAGCTTTGTGGACCTTCAGGCACATTCGGCACCTCTTGGCCTTACTTTCTATGATGGTGACAGTTTCCCGGAAGAGTATCATGGTGACCTCTTCGTCTGTTTCCATGGTTCATGGAATCGTCAGGAACCCACCGGTTACAAAGTGGTTAGTATAGACATGGACACCCGTGAGGTCAGTGACTTCGCAACAGGATGGCTCGGTGCTGCAACGATCAGTGGCAGACCTGTGGATGTCATAGTTGCAGATGACGGCTCACTGTTCGTCAGTGATGACAA